Proteins found in one Zea mays cultivar B73 chromosome 1, Zm-B73-REFERENCE-NAM-5.0, whole genome shotgun sequence genomic segment:
- the LOC103634483 gene encoding ecotropic viral integration site 5 protein homolog isoform X3, with translation MGAAALDFEYKRDAYGFAVRPQHLQRFREYAKIYKEEEEERAHRWRDFLDRLADAANVPTTPSVSPYASTGDPASGAGQAQENSGIGIHCDDEEEGSENAEHNNNLESPKESDASAESREANGKSEDLKDVTNLDKLQEKTGSSSSTEAIKALEGLMETNGDFEELKDLNGSSEELEEENNGNMEKLVELFLDKGLLDELKPIKVESQRRVRAALSIIDKMMSSRVVKGGNGANGIHGNDGAQLTSIEEEGRTAEASDDGDPAEVESCVAEKVELGQETTHDSTGTALDGGNDGSYFPWREELESLVRGGVPMALRGEIWQAFVGVGARRIPGYYNKLLDDRTETLDEKDLVDPVVNEQGSAPRKVTQPEKWKGQIEKDLPRTFPGHPALDEDGRNALRRLLTAYARHNPSVGYCQAMNFFAGLFLLFMPEENAFWALVGVIDDYFDGYYTEEMIESQVDQLVLEEVVRERFPKLAKHMEFLGVQVGWITGPWFLSIFINMLPWESVLRIWDVILFEGNRIMLFRTTLALLDLYGPALVTTKDAGDAITLLQSLAGSTFDSSQLVLTACMGFQSVREMGLQELRKKYRPEILTAMEERSKDRGSWKDKKGLATKLYSFKHDPSYVCSPVKSKEGLDGSKVNGETGPANLETYLSTSSILDNDLDQGVDLQDQVSWLKVELCKLLEEKRSADLRSEELETALMEMVEHDNRRMLSAKVEKLETEAYELRKAFSDKQEQEQVMLQILLRMEQEQKVAEDARIAAERDAAEQKHAAHLLQEKYEAAMTALSQMEKRAVMAETMLEATKQYQVGQVKANQSFTSSSPRADHVPAKINQEPNQTAPIRRIGLLSRGLGWLDKGKQGRQNSNETSGA, from the exons ATGGGCGCCGCGGCCTTGGACTTCGAGTACAAGAG GGACGCTTATGGTTTCGCGGTGCGGCCACAGCATCTGCAGCGTTTCCGCGAGTACGCCAAGATTTACAAG gaagaggaggaggagagGGCGCACAGATGGAGAGACTTCTTGGACAGGTTGGCTGATGCAGCGAATGTGCCCACTACACCCAGCGTTTCACCATATGCATCTACCGGGGATCCTGCGTCAGGTGCAGGACAGGCACAAGAGAATAGCGGCATCGGAATACATTGTGATGATGAAGAGGAGGGATCTGAGAATGCAGAACATAACAACAACTTGGAAAGCCCAAAGGAATCCGATGCCAGTGCTGAATCACGAGAAGCAAATGGTAAATCAGAAGATCTGAAAGATGTAACTAACTTGGACAAACTGCAAGAGAAGACTGGTAGCAGCAGCTCTACAGAAGCAATCAAAGCCTTAGAGGGCTTGATGGAAACAAATGGGGACTTTGAAGAACTAAAAGATTTGAATGGAAGCTCAGAAGAATTGGAAGAAGAGAATAATGGCAACATGGAAAAGCTGGTAGAGCTCTTCTTGGATAAGGGGTTGTTGGATGAACTGAAGCCCATAAAAGTTGAGTCCCAGCGGCGGGTACGTGCAGCACTTAGCATCATTGACAAAATGATGAGCTCTCGGGTAGTGAAGGGTGGTAATGGTGCAAATGGTATTCATGGAAACGATGGAGCACAGCTTACTTCTATTGAAGAGGAAGGAAGGACTGCAGAAGCGAGTGATGACGGAGATCCAGCTGAGGTTGAGTCTTGTGTTGCAGAGAAGGTGGAACTTGGACAGGAGACAACTCATGATTCTACAGGTACTGCTTTGGATGGAGGCAATGATGGGTCCTATTTTCCTTGGAGGGAGGAGCTTGAGAGCTTGGTTCGTGGAGGTGTACCAATGGCTCTTAGAGGAGAG ATATGGCAAGCATTTGTGGGTGTTGGTGCTCGAAGGATTCCTGGGTACTACAACAAATTGCTTGATGACAGGACTGAGACATTGGATGAAAAGGATCTTGTGGACCCAGTGGTCAACGAACAGGGAAGTGCACCCAGAAAAGTTACCCAGCCTGAGAAATGGAAAGGACAGATAGAGAAG GATTTGCCACGAACATTTCCAGGACACCCTGCATTAGATGAGGATGGGAGGAATGCTTTGAGGCGGTTGTTAACCGCATATGCAAGGCATAATCCATCAGTTGGGTACTGCCAG GCCATGAACTTTTTTGCTGGGCTATTTTTGTTATTCATGCCTGAAGAAAATGCATTTTG GGCCTTAGTAGGGGTTATTGATGATTATTTTGATGGATACTACACTGAAGAAATGATTGAATCTCAG GTTGACCAACTCGTCCTTGAGGAGGTTGTACGAGAAAGGTTCCCTAAATTGG CCAAACATATGGAATTCTTGGGAGTTCAAGTGGGATGGATAACTGGACCATGGTTTCTTTCAATTTTCATCAATATGCTTCCATGGGAAAGTG TACTTCGCATTTGGGATGTCATCCTTTTTGAAGGAAATCGCATAATGTTGTTCAGGACGACACTTGCTTTGCTGGATTTATATG GGCCTGCACTAGTGACCACAAAAGATGCCGGAGATGCAATTACACTACTGCAGTCTCTTGCTGGATCTACATTTGACAGCAGCCAGCTTGTATTGACAGCTTGTATGGGTTTTCAATCAGTTAGAGAAATGGGATTGCAAGAGTTAAGGAAAAAGTACAGGCCTGAAATTTTAACTGCAATGGAGGAAAGATCGAAAGACCGTGGCTCCTGGAAAGATAAGAAGGGGTTAGCAACCAAACTTTATAGCTTTAAACATGATCCTTCATATGTGTGCTCACCAGTTAAGTCCAAGGAAGGGCTAGATGGTTCAAAGGTGAATGGAGAGACTGGGCCAGCAAATCTTGAGACCTACCTTAGTACTAGTTCTATACTGGATAATGATTTGGATCAGGGTGTTGATCTTCAAGATCAG GTGTCATGGCTAAAGGTTGAACTATGCAAGCTGCTCGAGGAGAAAAGATCAGCTGATCTCAG GAGTGAGGAATTGGAAACTGCTTTGATGGAGATGGTCGAGCATGACAACAGACGTATGTTGAGTGCAAAG GTTGAGAAGCTTGAAACAGAGGCATATGAACTGCGCAAAGCTTTTTCAGACAAGCAAGAGCAAGAGCAAGTAATGCTTCAG ATCTTGTTAAGAATGGAGCAAGAACAGAAAGTGGCAGAAGATGCCCGCATAGCCGCTGAGCGAGATGCTGCTGAACAAAAACACGCTGCTCACTTGCTCCAG GAGAAGTATGAAGCAGCAATGACAGCACTTTCACAAATGGAGAAGAGAGCTGTAATGGCAGAAACAATGCTGGAAGCTACAAAGCAATACCAGGTTGGGCAGGTTAAAGCCAACCAATCTTTCACTTCAAG TTCACCTCGTGCAGACCATGTTCCTGCGAAGATAAATCAAGAACCAAACCAAACTGCACCTATCAGGAGAATCGGCCTGCTTTCTAGGGGACTTGGATGGCTTGACAAGGGCAAG CAGGGAAGGCAGAATTCCAATGAAACATCTGGAGCCTAA
- the LOC103634483 gene encoding ecotropic viral integration site 5 protein homolog isoform X6 — translation MDAESPRDAYGFAVRPQHLQRFREYAKIYKEEEEERAHRWRDFLDRLADAANVPTTPSVSPYASTGDPASGAGQAQENSGIGIHCDDEEEGSENAEHNNNLESPKESDASAESREANGKSEDLKDVTNLDKLQEKTGSSSSTEAIKALEGLMETNGDFEELKDLNGSSEELEEENNGNMEKLVELFLDKGLLDELKPIKVESQRRVRAALSIIDKMMSSRVVKGGNGANGIHGNDGAQLTSIEEEGRTAEASDDGDPAEVESCVAEKVELGQETTHDSTGTALDGGNDGSYFPWREELESLVRGGVPMALRGEIWQAFVGVGARRIPGYYNKLLDDRTETLDEKDLVDPVVNEQGSAPRKVTQPEKWKGQIEKDLPRTFPGHPALDEDGRNALRRLLTAYARHNPSVGYCQAMNFFAGLFLLFMPEENAFWALVGVIDDYFDGYYTEEMIESQVDQLVLEEVVRERFPKLAKHMEFLGVQVGWITGPWFLSIFINMLPWESVLRIWDVILFEGNRIMLFRTTLALLDLYGPALVTTKDAGDAITLLQSLAGSTFDSSQLVLTACMGFQSVREMGLQELRKKYRPEILTAMEERSKDRGSWKDKKGLATKLYSFKHDPSYVCSPVKSKEGLDGSKVNGETGPANLETYLSTSSILDNDLDQGVDLQDQVSWLKVELCKLLEEKRSADLRSEELETALMEMVEHDNRRMLSAKVEKLETEAYELRKAFSDKQEQEQVMLQILLRMEQEQKVAEDARIAAERDAAEQKHAAHLLQEKYEAAMTALSQMEKRAVMAETMLEATKQYQVGQVKANQSFTSSSPRADHVPAKINQEPNQTAPIRRIGLLSRGLGWLDKGKGRQNSNETSGA, via the exons ATGGACGCCGAGTCCCCACG GGACGCTTATGGTTTCGCGGTGCGGCCACAGCATCTGCAGCGTTTCCGCGAGTACGCCAAGATTTACAAG gaagaggaggaggagagGGCGCACAGATGGAGAGACTTCTTGGACAGGTTGGCTGATGCAGCGAATGTGCCCACTACACCCAGCGTTTCACCATATGCATCTACCGGGGATCCTGCGTCAGGTGCAGGACAGGCACAAGAGAATAGCGGCATCGGAATACATTGTGATGATGAAGAGGAGGGATCTGAGAATGCAGAACATAACAACAACTTGGAAAGCCCAAAGGAATCCGATGCCAGTGCTGAATCACGAGAAGCAAATGGTAAATCAGAAGATCTGAAAGATGTAACTAACTTGGACAAACTGCAAGAGAAGACTGGTAGCAGCAGCTCTACAGAAGCAATCAAAGCCTTAGAGGGCTTGATGGAAACAAATGGGGACTTTGAAGAACTAAAAGATTTGAATGGAAGCTCAGAAGAATTGGAAGAAGAGAATAATGGCAACATGGAAAAGCTGGTAGAGCTCTTCTTGGATAAGGGGTTGTTGGATGAACTGAAGCCCATAAAAGTTGAGTCCCAGCGGCGGGTACGTGCAGCACTTAGCATCATTGACAAAATGATGAGCTCTCGGGTAGTGAAGGGTGGTAATGGTGCAAATGGTATTCATGGAAACGATGGAGCACAGCTTACTTCTATTGAAGAGGAAGGAAGGACTGCAGAAGCGAGTGATGACGGAGATCCAGCTGAGGTTGAGTCTTGTGTTGCAGAGAAGGTGGAACTTGGACAGGAGACAACTCATGATTCTACAGGTACTGCTTTGGATGGAGGCAATGATGGGTCCTATTTTCCTTGGAGGGAGGAGCTTGAGAGCTTGGTTCGTGGAGGTGTACCAATGGCTCTTAGAGGAGAG ATATGGCAAGCATTTGTGGGTGTTGGTGCTCGAAGGATTCCTGGGTACTACAACAAATTGCTTGATGACAGGACTGAGACATTGGATGAAAAGGATCTTGTGGACCCAGTGGTCAACGAACAGGGAAGTGCACCCAGAAAAGTTACCCAGCCTGAGAAATGGAAAGGACAGATAGAGAAG GATTTGCCACGAACATTTCCAGGACACCCTGCATTAGATGAGGATGGGAGGAATGCTTTGAGGCGGTTGTTAACCGCATATGCAAGGCATAATCCATCAGTTGGGTACTGCCAG GCCATGAACTTTTTTGCTGGGCTATTTTTGTTATTCATGCCTGAAGAAAATGCATTTTG GGCCTTAGTAGGGGTTATTGATGATTATTTTGATGGATACTACACTGAAGAAATGATTGAATCTCAG GTTGACCAACTCGTCCTTGAGGAGGTTGTACGAGAAAGGTTCCCTAAATTGG CCAAACATATGGAATTCTTGGGAGTTCAAGTGGGATGGATAACTGGACCATGGTTTCTTTCAATTTTCATCAATATGCTTCCATGGGAAAGTG TACTTCGCATTTGGGATGTCATCCTTTTTGAAGGAAATCGCATAATGTTGTTCAGGACGACACTTGCTTTGCTGGATTTATATG GGCCTGCACTAGTGACCACAAAAGATGCCGGAGATGCAATTACACTACTGCAGTCTCTTGCTGGATCTACATTTGACAGCAGCCAGCTTGTATTGACAGCTTGTATGGGTTTTCAATCAGTTAGAGAAATGGGATTGCAAGAGTTAAGGAAAAAGTACAGGCCTGAAATTTTAACTGCAATGGAGGAAAGATCGAAAGACCGTGGCTCCTGGAAAGATAAGAAGGGGTTAGCAACCAAACTTTATAGCTTTAAACATGATCCTTCATATGTGTGCTCACCAGTTAAGTCCAAGGAAGGGCTAGATGGTTCAAAGGTGAATGGAGAGACTGGGCCAGCAAATCTTGAGACCTACCTTAGTACTAGTTCTATACTGGATAATGATTTGGATCAGGGTGTTGATCTTCAAGATCAG GTGTCATGGCTAAAGGTTGAACTATGCAAGCTGCTCGAGGAGAAAAGATCAGCTGATCTCAG GAGTGAGGAATTGGAAACTGCTTTGATGGAGATGGTCGAGCATGACAACAGACGTATGTTGAGTGCAAAG GTTGAGAAGCTTGAAACAGAGGCATATGAACTGCGCAAAGCTTTTTCAGACAAGCAAGAGCAAGAGCAAGTAATGCTTCAG ATCTTGTTAAGAATGGAGCAAGAACAGAAAGTGGCAGAAGATGCCCGCATAGCCGCTGAGCGAGATGCTGCTGAACAAAAACACGCTGCTCACTTGCTCCAG GAGAAGTATGAAGCAGCAATGACAGCACTTTCACAAATGGAGAAGAGAGCTGTAATGGCAGAAACAATGCTGGAAGCTACAAAGCAATACCAGGTTGGGCAGGTTAAAGCCAACCAATCTTTCACTTCAAG TTCACCTCGTGCAGACCATGTTCCTGCGAAGATAAATCAAGAACCAAACCAAACTGCACCTATCAGGAGAATCGGCCTGCTTTCTAGGGGACTTGGATGGCTTGACAAGGGCAAG GGAAGGCAGAATTCCAATGAAACATCTGGAGCCTAA
- the LOC103634483 gene encoding ecotropic viral integration site 5 protein homolog isoform X8 gives MGAAALDFEYKRDAYGFAVRPQHLQRFREYAKIYKEEEEERAHRWRDFLDRLADAANVPTTPSVSPYASTGDPASGAGQAQENSGIGIHCDDEEEGSENAEHNNNLESPKESDASAESREANGKSEDLKDVTNLDKLQEKTGSSSSTEAIKALEGLMETNGDFEELKDLNGSSEELEEENNGNMEKLVELFLDKGLLDELKPIKVESQRRVRAALSIIDKMMSSRVVKGGNGANGIHGNDGAQLTSIEEEGRTAEASDDGDPAEVESCVAEKVELGQETTHDSTGTALDGGNDGSYFPWREELESLVRGGVPMALRGEIWQAFVGVGARRIPGYYNKLLDDRTETLDEKDLVDPVVNEQGSAPRKVTQPEKWKGQIEKDLPRTFPGHPALDEDGRNALRRLLTAYARHNPSVGYCQAMNFFAGLFLLFMPEENAFWALVGVIDDYFDGYYTEEMIESQVDQLVLEEVVRERFPKLAKHMEFLGVQVGWITGPWFLSIFINMLPWESVLRIWDVILFEGNRIMLFRTTLALLDLYGPALVTTKDAGDAITLLQSLAGSTFDSSQLVLTACMGFQSVREMGLQELRKKYRPEILTAMEERSKDRGSWKDKKGLATKLYSFKHDPSYVCSPVKSKEGLDGSKVNGETGPANLETYLSTSSILDNDLDQGVDLQDQVSWLKVELCKLLEEKRSADLRSEELETALMEMVEHDNRRMLSAKVEKLETEAYELRKAFSDKQEQEQVMLQILLRMEQEQKVAEDARIAAERDAAEQKHAAHLLQEKYEAAMTALSQMEKRAVMAETMLEATKQYQFTSCRPCSCEDKSRTKPNCTYQENRPAF, from the exons ATGGGCGCCGCGGCCTTGGACTTCGAGTACAAGAG GGACGCTTATGGTTTCGCGGTGCGGCCACAGCATCTGCAGCGTTTCCGCGAGTACGCCAAGATTTACAAG gaagaggaggaggagagGGCGCACAGATGGAGAGACTTCTTGGACAGGTTGGCTGATGCAGCGAATGTGCCCACTACACCCAGCGTTTCACCATATGCATCTACCGGGGATCCTGCGTCAGGTGCAGGACAGGCACAAGAGAATAGCGGCATCGGAATACATTGTGATGATGAAGAGGAGGGATCTGAGAATGCAGAACATAACAACAACTTGGAAAGCCCAAAGGAATCCGATGCCAGTGCTGAATCACGAGAAGCAAATGGTAAATCAGAAGATCTGAAAGATGTAACTAACTTGGACAAACTGCAAGAGAAGACTGGTAGCAGCAGCTCTACAGAAGCAATCAAAGCCTTAGAGGGCTTGATGGAAACAAATGGGGACTTTGAAGAACTAAAAGATTTGAATGGAAGCTCAGAAGAATTGGAAGAAGAGAATAATGGCAACATGGAAAAGCTGGTAGAGCTCTTCTTGGATAAGGGGTTGTTGGATGAACTGAAGCCCATAAAAGTTGAGTCCCAGCGGCGGGTACGTGCAGCACTTAGCATCATTGACAAAATGATGAGCTCTCGGGTAGTGAAGGGTGGTAATGGTGCAAATGGTATTCATGGAAACGATGGAGCACAGCTTACTTCTATTGAAGAGGAAGGAAGGACTGCAGAAGCGAGTGATGACGGAGATCCAGCTGAGGTTGAGTCTTGTGTTGCAGAGAAGGTGGAACTTGGACAGGAGACAACTCATGATTCTACAGGTACTGCTTTGGATGGAGGCAATGATGGGTCCTATTTTCCTTGGAGGGAGGAGCTTGAGAGCTTGGTTCGTGGAGGTGTACCAATGGCTCTTAGAGGAGAG ATATGGCAAGCATTTGTGGGTGTTGGTGCTCGAAGGATTCCTGGGTACTACAACAAATTGCTTGATGACAGGACTGAGACATTGGATGAAAAGGATCTTGTGGACCCAGTGGTCAACGAACAGGGAAGTGCACCCAGAAAAGTTACCCAGCCTGAGAAATGGAAAGGACAGATAGAGAAG GATTTGCCACGAACATTTCCAGGACACCCTGCATTAGATGAGGATGGGAGGAATGCTTTGAGGCGGTTGTTAACCGCATATGCAAGGCATAATCCATCAGTTGGGTACTGCCAG GCCATGAACTTTTTTGCTGGGCTATTTTTGTTATTCATGCCTGAAGAAAATGCATTTTG GGCCTTAGTAGGGGTTATTGATGATTATTTTGATGGATACTACACTGAAGAAATGATTGAATCTCAG GTTGACCAACTCGTCCTTGAGGAGGTTGTACGAGAAAGGTTCCCTAAATTGG CCAAACATATGGAATTCTTGGGAGTTCAAGTGGGATGGATAACTGGACCATGGTTTCTTTCAATTTTCATCAATATGCTTCCATGGGAAAGTG TACTTCGCATTTGGGATGTCATCCTTTTTGAAGGAAATCGCATAATGTTGTTCAGGACGACACTTGCTTTGCTGGATTTATATG GGCCTGCACTAGTGACCACAAAAGATGCCGGAGATGCAATTACACTACTGCAGTCTCTTGCTGGATCTACATTTGACAGCAGCCAGCTTGTATTGACAGCTTGTATGGGTTTTCAATCAGTTAGAGAAATGGGATTGCAAGAGTTAAGGAAAAAGTACAGGCCTGAAATTTTAACTGCAATGGAGGAAAGATCGAAAGACCGTGGCTCCTGGAAAGATAAGAAGGGGTTAGCAACCAAACTTTATAGCTTTAAACATGATCCTTCATATGTGTGCTCACCAGTTAAGTCCAAGGAAGGGCTAGATGGTTCAAAGGTGAATGGAGAGACTGGGCCAGCAAATCTTGAGACCTACCTTAGTACTAGTTCTATACTGGATAATGATTTGGATCAGGGTGTTGATCTTCAAGATCAG GTGTCATGGCTAAAGGTTGAACTATGCAAGCTGCTCGAGGAGAAAAGATCAGCTGATCTCAG GAGTGAGGAATTGGAAACTGCTTTGATGGAGATGGTCGAGCATGACAACAGACGTATGTTGAGTGCAAAG GTTGAGAAGCTTGAAACAGAGGCATATGAACTGCGCAAAGCTTTTTCAGACAAGCAAGAGCAAGAGCAAGTAATGCTTCAG ATCTTGTTAAGAATGGAGCAAGAACAGAAAGTGGCAGAAGATGCCCGCATAGCCGCTGAGCGAGATGCTGCTGAACAAAAACACGCTGCTCACTTGCTCCAG GAGAAGTATGAAGCAGCAATGACAGCACTTTCACAAATGGAGAAGAGAGCTGTAATGGCAGAAACAATGCTGGAAGCTACAAAGCAATACCAG TTCACCTCGTGCAGACCATGTTCCTGCGAAGATAAATCAAGAACCAAACCAAACTGCACCTATCAGGAGAATCGGCCTGCTTTCTAG
- the LOC103634483 gene encoding ecotropic viral integration site 5 protein homolog isoform X4 produces the protein MGAAALDFEYKRDAYGFAVRPQHLQRFREYAKIYKEEEEERAHRWRDFLDRLADAANVPTTPSVSPYASTGDPASGAGQAQENSGIGIHCDDEEEGSENAEHNNNLESPKESDASAESREANGKSEDLKDVTNLDKLQEKTGSSSSTEAIKALEGLMETNGDFEELKDLNGSSEELEEENNGNMEKLVELFLDKGLLDELKPIKVESQRRVRAALSIIDKMMSSRVVKGGNGANGIHGNDGAQLTSIEEEGRTAEASDDGDPAEVESCVAEKVELGQETTHDSTGTALDGGNDGSYFPWREELESLVRGGVPMALRGEIWQAFVGVGARRIPGYYNKLLDDRTETLDEKDLVDPVVNEQGSAPRKVTQPEKWKGQIEKDLPRTFPGHPALDEDGRNALRRLLTAYARHNPSVGYCQAMNFFAGLFLLFMPEENAFWALVGVIDDYFDGYYTEEMIESQVDQLVLEEVVRERFPKLAKHMEFLGVQVGWITGPWFLSIFINMLPWESVLRIWDVILFEGNRIMLFRTTLALLDLYGPALVTTKDAGDAITLLQSLAGSTFDSSQLVLTACMGFQSVREMGLQELRKKYRPEILTAMEERSKDRGSWKDKKGLATKLYSFKHDPSYVCSPVKSKEGLDGSKVNGETGPANLETYLSTSSILDNDLDQGVDLQDQVSWLKVELCKLLEEKRSADLRSEELETALMEMVEHDNRRMLSAKVEKLETEAYELRKAFSDKQEQEQVMLQILLRMEQEQKVAEDARIAAERDAAEQKHAAHLLQEKYEAAMTALSQMEKRAVMAETMLEATKQYQVGQVKANQSFTSSSPRADHVPAKINQEPNQTAPIRRIGLLSRGLGWLDKGKGRQNSNETSGA, from the exons ATGGGCGCCGCGGCCTTGGACTTCGAGTACAAGAG GGACGCTTATGGTTTCGCGGTGCGGCCACAGCATCTGCAGCGTTTCCGCGAGTACGCCAAGATTTACAAG gaagaggaggaggagagGGCGCACAGATGGAGAGACTTCTTGGACAGGTTGGCTGATGCAGCGAATGTGCCCACTACACCCAGCGTTTCACCATATGCATCTACCGGGGATCCTGCGTCAGGTGCAGGACAGGCACAAGAGAATAGCGGCATCGGAATACATTGTGATGATGAAGAGGAGGGATCTGAGAATGCAGAACATAACAACAACTTGGAAAGCCCAAAGGAATCCGATGCCAGTGCTGAATCACGAGAAGCAAATGGTAAATCAGAAGATCTGAAAGATGTAACTAACTTGGACAAACTGCAAGAGAAGACTGGTAGCAGCAGCTCTACAGAAGCAATCAAAGCCTTAGAGGGCTTGATGGAAACAAATGGGGACTTTGAAGAACTAAAAGATTTGAATGGAAGCTCAGAAGAATTGGAAGAAGAGAATAATGGCAACATGGAAAAGCTGGTAGAGCTCTTCTTGGATAAGGGGTTGTTGGATGAACTGAAGCCCATAAAAGTTGAGTCCCAGCGGCGGGTACGTGCAGCACTTAGCATCATTGACAAAATGATGAGCTCTCGGGTAGTGAAGGGTGGTAATGGTGCAAATGGTATTCATGGAAACGATGGAGCACAGCTTACTTCTATTGAAGAGGAAGGAAGGACTGCAGAAGCGAGTGATGACGGAGATCCAGCTGAGGTTGAGTCTTGTGTTGCAGAGAAGGTGGAACTTGGACAGGAGACAACTCATGATTCTACAGGTACTGCTTTGGATGGAGGCAATGATGGGTCCTATTTTCCTTGGAGGGAGGAGCTTGAGAGCTTGGTTCGTGGAGGTGTACCAATGGCTCTTAGAGGAGAG ATATGGCAAGCATTTGTGGGTGTTGGTGCTCGAAGGATTCCTGGGTACTACAACAAATTGCTTGATGACAGGACTGAGACATTGGATGAAAAGGATCTTGTGGACCCAGTGGTCAACGAACAGGGAAGTGCACCCAGAAAAGTTACCCAGCCTGAGAAATGGAAAGGACAGATAGAGAAG GATTTGCCACGAACATTTCCAGGACACCCTGCATTAGATGAGGATGGGAGGAATGCTTTGAGGCGGTTGTTAACCGCATATGCAAGGCATAATCCATCAGTTGGGTACTGCCAG GCCATGAACTTTTTTGCTGGGCTATTTTTGTTATTCATGCCTGAAGAAAATGCATTTTG GGCCTTAGTAGGGGTTATTGATGATTATTTTGATGGATACTACACTGAAGAAATGATTGAATCTCAG GTTGACCAACTCGTCCTTGAGGAGGTTGTACGAGAAAGGTTCCCTAAATTGG CCAAACATATGGAATTCTTGGGAGTTCAAGTGGGATGGATAACTGGACCATGGTTTCTTTCAATTTTCATCAATATGCTTCCATGGGAAAGTG TACTTCGCATTTGGGATGTCATCCTTTTTGAAGGAAATCGCATAATGTTGTTCAGGACGACACTTGCTTTGCTGGATTTATATG GGCCTGCACTAGTGACCACAAAAGATGCCGGAGATGCAATTACACTACTGCAGTCTCTTGCTGGATCTACATTTGACAGCAGCCAGCTTGTATTGACAGCTTGTATGGGTTTTCAATCAGTTAGAGAAATGGGATTGCAAGAGTTAAGGAAAAAGTACAGGCCTGAAATTTTAACTGCAATGGAGGAAAGATCGAAAGACCGTGGCTCCTGGAAAGATAAGAAGGGGTTAGCAACCAAACTTTATAGCTTTAAACATGATCCTTCATATGTGTGCTCACCAGTTAAGTCCAAGGAAGGGCTAGATGGTTCAAAGGTGAATGGAGAGACTGGGCCAGCAAATCTTGAGACCTACCTTAGTACTAGTTCTATACTGGATAATGATTTGGATCAGGGTGTTGATCTTCAAGATCAG GTGTCATGGCTAAAGGTTGAACTATGCAAGCTGCTCGAGGAGAAAAGATCAGCTGATCTCAG GAGTGAGGAATTGGAAACTGCTTTGATGGAGATGGTCGAGCATGACAACAGACGTATGTTGAGTGCAAAG GTTGAGAAGCTTGAAACAGAGGCATATGAACTGCGCAAAGCTTTTTCAGACAAGCAAGAGCAAGAGCAAGTAATGCTTCAG ATCTTGTTAAGAATGGAGCAAGAACAGAAAGTGGCAGAAGATGCCCGCATAGCCGCTGAGCGAGATGCTGCTGAACAAAAACACGCTGCTCACTTGCTCCAG GAGAAGTATGAAGCAGCAATGACAGCACTTTCACAAATGGAGAAGAGAGCTGTAATGGCAGAAACAATGCTGGAAGCTACAAAGCAATACCAGGTTGGGCAGGTTAAAGCCAACCAATCTTTCACTTCAAG TTCACCTCGTGCAGACCATGTTCCTGCGAAGATAAATCAAGAACCAAACCAAACTGCACCTATCAGGAGAATCGGCCTGCTTTCTAGGGGACTTGGATGGCTTGACAAGGGCAAG GGAAGGCAGAATTCCAATGAAACATCTGGAGCCTAA